The following DNA comes from Ardenticatenales bacterium.
GGGTCGCCCTTCGCGGTCGATGAAGCCGGTGAAGCGGAGGTCGATGACGATGATTTCGCCGTCGTTGGTGTCCAGGATGAGGCGCAGGCCGCTCCCTTCCTCCGCACCGAAGCCGCCGTTGTTCACGTACACCTTCACCCCCGCCTGAGCCGCGCTGGCCAGCAGGGCCGGGTCGGTGGCCACGTCGAAGATGGCCGTGCCGGCAGCAATCGAGGTCATGTCCAGCGTAATCACCTGGTTGTCCACGCCGGCGGCGTCCGCGTCCGGCTCCTGGCGATAGCAGTGACCCGTTATCACGCCGGAGGTGGCCGTGTCCAGGACACAGCCACCCGCGCCGCCGGCGAAGGTGCTGGCCGCCGCACTGTTCAGGGTCAGGCGGGTGTTGTCGTAGGTGAGTTCAAACTGCACCCCGTACAGCCCCGCCGCGTCCACGCCCACGGTGGTGATGAAGGTCTCCCCGTTGAACACCTCGCGCTGCTCCAGGGCGGTGTCCGTCGGGTCGGGGGCGAAGAACAGTTCGGCAAAGGTGGGGTTGGTCACGTCCAGCGGCCCGGTGCCGCCGCTGCCGTCGCCGCTTGCCGCGCCGGCGCGCGCGCCCCAGGAGTTGTACTGCGCGTCCAGGTTGCTGGCGCCATCGTGCTGGATGCCGTTGCCGCCGTTGGCCTTGAACAGGTTGCCGCGCACGGTGACCACGCCACCCAGGGCCACGCCGCTGTCAATTTGCAGGCCGGCGTCGGTGTTGTCGTGGAGGTAGCCGCTGACCAGCTTGAAGGAGGTGACGTCCGCGGCCACCTGCACGCCGTCCGCCCAATTGAGGATTTCGCAGCCATCGACGATGAGGTTATCGCCGCCCGCCTGCACCAGGATGGCCGGGAAGGGGCTGTTGCACTGCCTGTGCCGCCGGGGTCGCCGTCCAGCACGCCGCCGGCGCTGCAATCGACGGTCACGTCCGCGGCGGTGATGGTCAGGGCGGGGGAGCCGGGGATAATGGTGGCCCCATTCATCTCAATGGTCAGTCCAGCCTTGTCTACAACTGCTCCCATATAAGCCACGCCTGGTGTCAGCGTAATGGTGTCGCCCGGATTGGCGGCATTTACCAGGTCCTGTAAGGACTCTACCTGGGATTGATAAATGATGGAAGTTAATGTTGAAAGTAGTTGCTGTCATCACGATAGTTTGCTACTGCCAGATAGGTGCTGTTGCCAATGGTGAAGGATTCCCAATCAGTGGCCCCGTGGGTGGGAACAGTCTGCACTTCAACAAACGAACTGCCATTCCAGTGGTAAATGCGGGAGTCCAGGTTCCAGTTCGTGCCATCATTACGACTGGCTAACGCCAGGTAGTTTTTCGTTGTCAATGGTAAAGGCGTGCCAGTCAAAACCTCCAACGGTGGGGATGGTCTGGA
Coding sequences within:
- a CDS encoding right-handed parallel beta-helix repeat-containing protein produces the protein MQRRRRAGRRPRRHRQCNSPFPAILVQAGGDNLIVDGCEILNWADGVQVAADVTSFKLVSGYLHDNTDAGLQIDSGVALGGVVTVRGNLFKANGGNGIQHDGASNLDAQYNSWGARAGAASGDGSGGTGPLDVTNPTFAELFFAPDPTDTALEQREVFNGETFITTVGVDAAGLYGVQFELTYDNTRLTLNSAAASTFAGGAGGCVLDTATSGVITGHCYRQEPDADAAGVDNQVITLDMTSIAAGTAIFDVATDPALLASAAQAGVKVYVNNGGFGAEEGSGLRLILDTNDGEIIVIDLRFTGFIDREGRPNDSGATIQVFDVANRATAVELGNGSSASSGAYTTTPLGAVLDEVVYLYSDAPLHLPTTADSATDYAHAFTASGPDANGLISPATVLLLGGDANDDNEITLADATCIGADFGTGNNTCADGGGNGQQNSDVNETGLVDLLDLVLMSGNYDGQSSPWTP